ATCAATGTCTATCGCACTATTATTTACAATTATAGAGGTTAAAGCACTGTTGTTTTTCACTGCAATTGATTCGAGTTTACTTATTAAATTTGAAATATTATCAATGCTTTGAAGTGGCGGAACTCTTTTTCCATTTACTCTAACATCTGCCATAAAACCTCTCCTTCCAAAGACAACTTAAGTATTAAATATTACTAAGCTGGTTTTTTCACTGAATCTTGCTTTTGGATTTGTTGAATTAAGCTATGTGCTCTGCTATTCATTGGATCGAGTGTTAAAATATTTTCCATTAATTGAAGAGCAATATCGTTTTTACCAGTCTTTAATTCAATTGTTCCTAGTGTATAAATCATATTTACATCGTTAGGATGTAAACCTAAGTAACGAATTAATACTCTTTCAGCATCAACAAATTGTTCCATTTCAAAAGATAACTTCACTAAATTAAAGATAGCAACGGTATTATCAGCTTTTAAGTGACAAGCTCTAACTGTCCAAGATAATGCTTGTTTTAACTCATTTAAACCTTCAAATGCCAAACCTAAGCCTAAACTTGCCATGTCATCGTTTGGAGCTAAACTAACAGCTTTTTGAAATTGAGGGACTGCAATATTGTAGTTGTTTCGTTGTAATGCAATTGTTCCTAGACCAATAAAGCATTTAGCACAGTATGGATCAAGCTCAAGAGCTTTAGAATAGTTAGATACTCCATTATCTAAATCGCCTAATTTTGTAAAACAATCTCCTATTAATCTGAATAAATTTGCTTGTTGAATTACTGATAGATTTGTCTTCTGGAATGCTTGAGAAATTAGATTAATAGCATCTATATATTGTTTTGCTAAGACCATTTCTTCAATTTGAGCAATAAGTTTACTTGTATTTTCTATTTCGACGGTTGGTAAAGTAATAATCAATGATTTAAATATCTCTGATATTTCATTACAATTTTTTTCAAACGGGAATTCATTAAGTAAAGCCTTTTTTATAGCATTTTTAACATTAGTCACTTTATCTTGTTTTTCAATAGTTTCTTGCATTAAACGGGCTAAGCTATGAATGCTTCCTGCAGAAAAAGTCTTATAAAATCTGCTAACCCATTCACCTATCCAGTTATTACCGTTAGAAATAATGATAATATCTGAAGCCAAAGCACACATAACATCATATGTACTATCTAAGTGTTTTGTTGCATTTCCATTCACTGGAGCTATTGGAGCATGAATCACTGCATCGCAAAGAGCAATAATACTTGAAAATTGATTTCCATGAATTTCTTTTAAACCTTCTCCATTAGGGTTTAAAAAATAAACATGATCGTCTAAGCCTAATTCAACTATACTTTGTCTGATATCTGCTCCTGCTGACCCTGTCCCACAAAAACACAAACGTGCTTTACCTTGAAATAATGGATTGCTTTGCAACAAATTTTTAAATGCAAAAACCGAATCCAGGGCTCCAGACTCAATTTCCAGAGGTCCTAAGTGAAAGAAGATAAAGTCTGTCTCCGGTAATCCTAATGAGGCTCGCAATTCTAGTCTTCGGAGTGAAGAAATTTCTGAGGAATATCTCTGAGAATTGATTCCTCTAGAGACTCTTCTAATTCTTTGGGAACTGACATCTTCTAAATAGGACCATGTTGCACCGTCTTTATCAAAACAAAGAACAATATCTGAGTTTTTTAACACCTCTTTTCTTACTGTTCTTTCTCTTGCTATGTTTGGGAGTGGTGAACCGTTAGGTGAACGGGCTCCTATATTTGCATGCGGTGGACGGGGTGAATTTTGCCAAATCACTAGCCGTGATAAATGGCTGCGTTTCACTTTTGCTGCTTGATAACTTGCTAGAGAGTTTTCACCTAAAGAAATTATAAGTTGAAAATCTTCTAATTCTTTTTCTAAGCCAGAAAGAAAAGTTTTGTTTTCGTTCATGGAATCTAATGTGTAACATGTTAAGTATATAGGTGTATTAGAATTATGTAGTAATTTAGCAAATTGAATAAAATTTCTTTCCTCACTTATGTGAGTGTATAAAGAGCCTTCCACACCTAGTTTTTTCACACATTGATTCCAAATTTCTAGTTCACAAGGGTGGGGTAGCTGGGGAGCAATAAAAGCCACTTTTTTTGCTTTAGTTAAAGCTGTTTTTTCATGTTGTTCTTGAATTTTTAAGATTGATGCAAATTTCTCACTTGCAAGATACTCAAGAAAGAATTGGGGTTCATATATTTTTGCTGCAGTTAGGATACTTTCTATGTTACAGCATTTCATCATTTTGGTTTATCCTCCCAAAGTATATTGAGAATATAAATATGCATTCGTAGCTTTGCGATATACGTTCAGTTTATTGAGCTCACTTAATAGTCTAGATAAAATTTGCTGAAGAATAGCTGTAAATTTTTCATCGTGTTCGTTTAAAATGTGCTTGAAAAGAATTGATTCATTTTTCAATGTAGGTTTTTTTTTAATTCCTTGAAAAAATGCTGAAATCATACCTATTCTTTTATGCATAAAGCTTTCATTGAGTTTCTTTATTTCAATTAAATTATAAGTATTTGGATAACTAATTGTTATTATTTCTTTTAACTGAAGAAGATGAATTTCAGTCCACTTCTTCCAAAAATATGAAAACTCATCTTTTAATTCTGAAAATTCAAAACCTTTATACAATTCTTCATTAAGTTTTTTGTAGAGCTCAATGTCTGAAGATAAATTTTTTTCCACTATTTGTACCTACTTAACAGAACAAAAGAAACTATCTTTAAAAGTTTATTTATTGCTATATATTTAATCAAATATTTCTGCTGTTGCTTTTTTGGCTGAACTCCTGCATTTTTTTCTTCTAAAGCTAGATATTTCTATCTTGGCAATTTGGAGGAAAATCAATGAATCAGAATAAATTATGTGAAACGATTGACGTAGATGATGGTAAGGTAACGCTTGCGGATTATATGGGAAATGACCTATCTGTAGTGAATGCTGCAAGAGTAAGTTTTGGCAAAAGAAAAACAGAGTTAGATGAAAAAGACATTAAATTAATAAAATACTTAGCTGCGCATAAACACATGAGTCCATTTCGGCATGTGGTTTTTTCTTTTACCTTGGAAGGTGTTTCTGAGGTTGTATGTAGGCAGCTTTATAAACATCAAGTTGGTTGTTCTTATACAAGTGGAGAGTTTAAAGAAGCCGCAACTACTTGGAATGAAGTGTCTGGAAGATATGTTGAATTTGAACCTGAGTTTCATATTCCTGAATTATTTCGCAAACAGCATACAAATAATAAACAAGCTTCAAATGAAGGAGATGCTGTTGAAAAAAATACTGAAGCACAAAAAATATATATGTCTGCTATCGAAAATGGATATTCAGCATACAAGCAATTACTGGAATTAGGTGTTTGTAAAGAACAAGCAAGAATGGTGATGCCAATTAGTTTTAAAAATTCTTTAGTTTGGACAGCATCATTAGAAGCTGCAGTGCATTTCATAAAATTAAGAGACCATGAAGGAGCGCAGCTTGAAATTAGAAATCTTGCGCGTGCCATCAAAAAATTGATTGATCCTATCTGCCCACATTCTATTGCTGCACTTTTAGATTCCACTAAGTAGAAAAATTTACCTATAGTCCAAAAAAACTTTTCCGATATGCAAAATGTACGCATGGCAAAATGCCTACGATACATTTTTTACTAGTTTGGCCAAGGATGGCCACACCCTGTACCAAAGTGGTTTTGGTTTGAGGTGAGTTTCATGGAGGAGACCAGCTATGGGTTTGCGCATACAAACCAACATCCAATCCCTTAATGCTCAGAGAGCCTTGAGTATTACCACTAAACAAAATGACGAATCCATTGAAAAAGTAAGCTCTGGATATCGCATTAACAAAGCTTCAGATGACGCTGCTGGCCTTGCCATCAGTGAAAAATTAAAAGCAGATATTCGTGGTTTAAATATGGC
This is a stretch of genomic DNA from Pigmentibacter ruber. It encodes these proteins:
- a CDS encoding glycosyltransferase, with the translated sequence MMKCCNIESILTAAKIYEPQFFLEYLASEKFASILKIQEQHEKTALTKAKKVAFIAPQLPHPCELEIWNQCVKKLGVEGSLYTHISEERNFIQFAKLLHNSNTPIYLTCYTLDSMNENKTFLSGLEKELEDFQLIISLGENSLASYQAAKVKRSHLSRLVIWQNSPRPPHANIGARSPNGSPLPNIARERTVRKEVLKNSDIVLCFDKDGATWSYLEDVSSQRIRRVSRGINSQRYSSEISSLRRLELRASLGLPETDFIFFHLGPLEIESGALDSVFAFKNLLQSNPLFQGKARLCFCGTGSAGADIRQSIVELGLDDHVYFLNPNGEGLKEIHGNQFSSIIALCDAVIHAPIAPVNGNATKHLDSTYDVMCALASDIIIISNGNNWIGEWVSRFYKTFSAGSIHSLARLMQETIEKQDKVTNVKNAIKKALLNEFPFEKNCNEISEIFKSLIITLPTVEIENTSKLIAQIEEMVLAKQYIDAINLISQAFQKTNLSVIQQANLFRLIGDCFTKLGDLDNGVSNYSKALELDPYCAKCFIGLGTIALQRNNYNIAVPQFQKAVSLAPNDDMASLGLGLAFEGLNELKQALSWTVRACHLKADNTVAIFNLVKLSFEMEQFVDAERVLIRYLGLHPNDVNMIYTLGTIELKTGKNDIALQLMENILTLDPMNSRAHSLIQQIQKQDSVKKPA
- the thyX gene encoding FAD-dependent thymidylate synthase; the protein is MNQNKLCETIDVDDGKVTLADYMGNDLSVVNAARVSFGKRKTELDEKDIKLIKYLAAHKHMSPFRHVVFSFTLEGVSEVVCRQLYKHQVGCSYTSGEFKEAATTWNEVSGRYVEFEPEFHIPELFRKQHTNNKQASNEGDAVEKNTEAQKIYMSAIENGYSAYKQLLELGVCKEQARMVMPISFKNSLVWTASLEAAVHFIKLRDHEGAQLEIRNLARAIKKLIDPICPHSIAALLDSTK